The proteins below are encoded in one region of Longimicrobium sp.:
- the rplL gene encoding 50S ribosomal protein L7/L12 → MATLSRDELLDAIGNLTVLELADLVKAFEEKFGVTAAAPVAVAAAAGGGDAARGAAPAVEEQTEFTVVLQAAGEKKIQVIKVVREITGLGLKEAKDLVDGAPKPVKEGVSKEEANQIKAKLEEQGAAVELK, encoded by the coding sequence ATGGCGACCCTTTCCCGTGACGAGCTGCTCGACGCGATCGGCAACCTGACCGTCCTCGAGCTGGCGGACCTGGTGAAGGCCTTCGAGGAGAAGTTCGGCGTCACCGCCGCGGCCCCGGTGGCCGTGGCCGCCGCCGCCGGCGGCGGCGACGCCGCCCGCGGCGCCGCCCCGGCGGTCGAGGAGCAGACGGAGTTCACCGTCGTGCTGCAGGCGGCCGGCGAGAAGAAGATCCAGGTCATCAAGGTGGTCCGCGAGATCACCGGCCTGGGGCTCAAGGAGGCCAAGGACCTGGTGGACGGCGCCCCCAAGCCGGTCAAGGAGGGCGTCTCCAAGGAGGAGGCCAACCAGATCAAGGCCAAGCTCGAGGAGCAGGGCGCGGCCGTCGAGCTGAAGTAG